The DNA sequence TTCCAATAGGTGTTTTGAGATCTCCTTCTCTTACTTTATCACCTTTCTCTTTTCCAGTAAATGCACTATACTCTTTCATGAGCTGATATTTTGAAGTGTTTTTGTCTTTGATGTAAATACAAAGTTTTGATTTTTCTTTGTTGCATGCCAATACATTACAGTAAGATTCAAGATAACCGAACTTTGTATCTTTGTTTTTTAAAAAATCTGTCCAGTATTCTTTAGTAGTCAATTCTTTGTCAAGTTGTTTTTGAAGTGAATCTATGCCGTTAACTCTATAACTTGTCAGTATGTCAATACTAGAAGCAGAAATATTAATAGTAAGTGTGAATAGAAAAAAAAGTTTCAAAATCATATTATTTTTCATCATCATAACCTATCTCTTTTAAAAAGTTTTTATTTTTTGACCACCCTTTTTTTACAACAACTTGAAGGTTTAAGTATACTTGTTGGCCACTAAGTTTTTCTATTTTTTCACGTGCAGCTTTACCGATACGTTTAATTGCCGTACCGCCTTTACCTATAATGATCCCTTTTTGTGACTCTTTTTCTAAAATAATTGTTGCGTAAATTTTATCAATCCCTTCATTCTCATAAATTTTATCGATAATTACGTCTGATTCATAAGGTACTTCATCACTAATATTTTCAAAAATTGCTTCGCGGATAAACCCTGCATAAATATCACGTACAAGTTCACTTGTTAAATCTTCCGGATCGAAAAGATAAGGTGACTCAGGTAAATGTTTAGAAATAGTGTTAAGAAGATCTTCATGTCCCACTTTTCTTGGAATAGCAACAGGAATAAGAGCTTCGAATTTATCTGCATACTGGTTATATTGCGCAATCTTTTTAAAAAGCTTTTCTTGAGAAACTTGATCGATTTTACTCAGTGCCACAATATGTTTAATATTCTTTTTGTTTAATGTTAAGAATTTTTCATAGTGTTCTAAAGAATCTGTTACAGGTGCAAGGTATACAATAAGATCACAGTCTCCCATTGCTTTTAAAGCTTCATCAAGCATATATTGATTTAACATTTTCTCTTTTTCATGCAGACCTGGAGTGTCTATGAAAATAATTTGTGTGTCTCCATGCATTACAATAGCGTTAGAGCGTTTACGTGTAGCATTGGCTTTTTGGCTAACCATGGCAATTTTTTCACCCAGAAGGGAATTCATTAGGGTACTTTTACCCGCATTAGGTCTACCTATAAGTGAAACGAAACCTGCTTTTGTCATACAGCTCCTTTAGAGAATGTAACGGGAAAGATCATCATCTTCTACGACAATGTCTAGTTTTTCATGTACGAGTTCACTTGTAATTCTGAACTCTTTACCTTTATACTCATCTGCTTCAAAACTAATATCTTCCAAAATTCTTTCTAATACAGTGTGAAGACGACGAGCACCAATATCTTCAGCAGTTTCATTCGCACGATGTGAAAGCTGTGCAATTGCTCTGATAGCATCATCTTCAAAAATTAGTTCCATCTCTTCAACACCTAAGAGTGCTTGATACTGTTTTAATAAAGAGTTTTCAGTTTGTGTAAGGATCTGATAAAGTGTTTCTTCATCTAAACTTTCTAACTCAACTCTCAGAGGAAATCTTCCTTGAAGTTCAGGAATAAGATCACTTGGCTTACTTACGTGAAAGGCACCTGCTGCAATAAATAAAATGTGATCTGTCTGGATTGTTCCGTGTTTTGTAGAAACCGAGCTTCCTTCAACAATCGGAAGAAGGTCACGTTGTACACCCTCTTTAGACGGATCGTTTCTTCCTTGAGATTTTTCGTTTAAAGCAATTTTATCAATCTCATCTAGAAAAATAATGCCACCATTTTCTGCACGTCTGAGAGCTTCAGCATTTACGGCGTTCATATCAAGAAGTTTTGCACTTGCTTCTTGACGAAGCAGTACTTTTGCATCTTTGACTTTGAGCTCTTTTTTATTTTCCTCTTTATTGATAGATGTAAAAAGTTTTGTAATAGATTCCTGCGCTTTAATCATTTCCGGAGGAAGATTAGTATCTGCAAATTCTACTTGCAGTGAAGCTGTATCAAGTTCAATTTCAATTGTTTTTTCATCCATTTCACCTGAATCAACTCTTTTTTCCATCGCCTCAAGAAGTCTTTGGTAGTCATCTTTTTTTGATTCGCTGGCATCTTTAGGAAGAGGCGGTAAAAGTTTTTCAACAATACGGTTAATCACGTAGTTGTCAATCTTTTCTCTATTCTCAGTTTCTAGTTCTTCTTTAACAATTGAAATAGAGTTTACAACTAAATCTCTTATCATAGATTCAACATCACGTCCAACAAATCCTACTTCTGTATACTTAGAAGCTTCCACTTTGATGAAAGGAACTTTCATCATTTTTGCTAGACGGCGAGAAATCTCAGTTTTTCCTACACCTGTTGAACCGATCATAAGAATGTTTTTCGGTTTGATCTCTTGACGCATTACATCATCAAGTTGCATTCTTCTGTATCTTGTACGAAGTGCCAAAGCAATAGTTTTTTTTGCGTTTTTCTGACCAATAACGTATTTGTCAAGATATTCGACAATCTGTTTAGGAGTCATATCCATTATTTATTATCCTCTAAAATGAGTGTTTTAATATTGTGGTTTGTATAGATACAAAGATCAGCAGCAATAGATAAAGACTCTTTTACTAAAGTCTCTTCATCAAGATCAGCATGTTTTTTTAATGCACGTGCCGCAGAGATAGCATAGTTTCCACCGCTGCCGATAGAAGCGATCTCTCCGTCTTCAGGCTCAACTACATCACCGTTTCCGGTTAAAATAAAAATATGTTCGTTATTTAAAACGATCATCATCGCTTCTAAACGTCTTAAAACTTTGTCTTTTCTCCAAGCTTTAGAGAACTCTATTACGGATTTTAAAATATCCCCTTTTTTATTCTCTAAGAACTCTTCAAACATGTCAAAAAGATTAAAAGCATCGGCAGTACTTCCTGCAAAACCTGCAAGAATTTTTCCATGGTGCAGTGTACGGATTTTTGTAGCATTCCCTTTTAGAACACTGTCCCCGAATGTCACCTGACCGTCACCACCGATAACAGCTTTATTTTTCCCTTTATAGGCAAGTATTGTAGTTGCGTCAAACATGAATTCTCTATTCTCCCTGAACGTCTACGTGAAGTGTAGCATGAATACCGTGACCGAGTTTTAGATCAAGTGAATGCTCACCAATTGTTTTGATCGCAGTTTTGTCTGTAATATGTTTTTTGTCGATCTCTACAGAGTGTTGTTCTGATAAAGCTTGAGCAATTTCATCTTTAGTTACAGACCCGAAAAGGTGACCATTTTCACCTATTTTTTTCGTAATTACAATTTCTGCTTTATCAAGTTTTGCAGCCATCTCTTTTAGTGTTGCGATCTCAGCAGCTTCTTCAGCAGCTAGTCTTTTTTGTTCAGCATCGTGCTCAGCTAACACTTCAGGAGTTGCAGGTTTAGCAAAACCTTTCCCGATAAGGAAGTTTTTACCGTAACCATCTTTAACTTCTTTAATTTCACCAGCTTTGCCTAAACTTTTTACGTCCTTGATAAGTAATACTTTCATTCGACTATCTTTCAATCTCACCAGGGTAAGAAACAATACCATGAGTTAAATTAGAGATTTTTGTATAACCCATATCTGCTAAAATTCTAGCAACGTGAGCAGAACGGCTTCCAACATGACAATATACTAAGATGTTTTCATCTTTTGCAAGTCCTGCTTGGTCTAAAGTTTGGAAAAAGCTACTTGTAGGCACTAATTTGTCTGCACCTTTAATGTGACCCATTTGCCATTCCATATGCTCACGAACATCAACAATTGTAAAATCTACCATACCAAGAGAACGAGCTTCTAAAAGAGCTACCAGTTCATCACCATCTAATTCACTTTTGTTTACTAATGCTTCACACTCTTCTTGTGTCAAGCCTCTTGAATGTGTGTGGGCAGCTTCCTCCATACCCATTTCAATTCTTTGTTGTGCTGCAAATTCTGGCGTACAGAAAATTCCACAGTGACATTTCCCTTCATCTGGGATTTCATGCTCAATTGCAGGTTTACATGGACAGATTCTGTCATCAACACTTCTTGCTTTTCCGTCTACTTCTTCAACCATAAAACAAGGACAGAATCTTTTTCCGTACATCATTTTATTACGTGCAAGACCCATTTGCACACCTTCGTTTACTTCCTCTTGAGGGTTGTAAACCCAACCAAATTGAGCATTTACTTTATCTGTAAATTTAACTGTTTTCTCCATCTCAGCAATAAATTCAGGAGAATTCATATCGATTTTAATCATAACTTTCCTTTTTTAAGTTTTATCTAGCTTTACCAGCAATCATAAAGCGAAGTGCATTCAGACGAATGAAACCTTCCGCATCTTTTTGGTTATAAACATTGTCTGCTTCAAACGTTGAATGTGCTTCTGAGAATAAAGTTTTTGGAGAAGTTCTTCCAACAACCATTACATTCCCTTTGTAAAGTTTCAATCTTACCGTACCTTCAACGTGTTGTTGTGTATTGTCGATTAATGCTTGTAGTGCTTCACGCTCTGGAGAGAACCACATACCGTTGTAGATCAGTTTTGCGTATTTAGGCATAATCTCGTCTTTCAGGTGTGCAGCTTCACGATCTACTGTAATAGATTCGATAGCACGGTGAGCTTTTAACATGATTGTTCCACCCGGAGTTTCATAACATCCACGAGCTTTCATACCAACATATCTGTTTTCAACAATATCGATACGTCCGATACCGTGCTTGTTTCCATAATCATTTAATTTTTTAAGAAGTGTAGCAGGAGACATCTCTTCACCGTTTACTGAAATAGGATCACCGTTTTTATATCCGATAGTGATGTATTCTGGCTCATCTGGTGCATTTACAGGATCTGTAGTCCATAGCCACATTGAATCTTCAGGCTCTGCGTTTGGATCTTCAAGGTGAAGACCTTCATAAGAGATGTGAAGTAAATTTGCATCCATTGAATATGGACTGATTTTTGGATTTCCATTTTCATCAACGTGTTTTTGAGAAATTTCAATACCATGTTCTTTTGCATATGCTAAAAGTTTTTCACGAGAGTTTAGATCCCATTCTCTCCAAGGAGCGATTACAGTGATGTCAGGATTAAGTCCTAAATAACCAAGCTCAAAACGTACTTGATCGTTTCCTTTTCCTGTTGCACCATGGCTAACTGCATCAGCACCCATCTTCTCTGCAATTTCAATTTGTTTTTTTGCGATAAGAGGTCTTGCGATTGAAGTTCCTAAAAGATATTCACCTTCATAGATTGTATTTGCTCTGAACATCGGGAATACGAAGTCTTTTACAAATTCTTCTTTAATGTCTAGAATGAAAATATTTTCAGGTTTAATACCCATTTTAAGTGCTTTTTCACGAGCTGGTTCTACCTCTTCGCCTTGTCCAAGATCAGCTGTAAAAGTAATAACTTCTGCATTGTATTCATCTTGAAGCCATTTTAAAATAATACTTGTATCAAGCCCACCAGAGTAAGCTAAAACAACCTTGTTAACACTTTTTTTCATGTAAAAAACCTTTTTGGTGATAAAATAATTACGCAGATTGTATCGAATTGTAAGTGAGAATTTGCTTATAGCAAAAAAATATATGGAAAGGTTTAAGAAAATGCGAGGAGCAGGGGGAGAATAGTTTTCACCCCTTAGAGTCGAATAGAACCCCACTCACTTCTTGCATTTTTGGTAATAATTGTTGTGCTTTATCAGCTGGAAATCTTCTGATCATTTTATTTGTTTCAGATTCAATAACTGAAACATAAAAAATATCCTGTGAATCAACTCCAAATTTAATGTTTGTGCTAATTGGTCCCATCGCTTTATTTAGTTCTTGAACCAATTCTTGCATATCTTCTTTAGAAGTAATTCTCTTTACTGCCTGTGCTTGAGAAGTTTGTGCAGCTGTTTGTTGTAACTGAGTGTGTTGACTTTGTTCAACACTTCTTCCTTGAAAATCACCTACATGAGACTGTTGCTGTTTTGCAACATTAGCTATGCCATCCATGACCTACTCCTTGTGTTTACTAAAATAATTATCAATTATATCGACCATGAGAAAAAAATCTTTAATAAAATACAAAAAAATTTAACTATATTATGATAACCTTCGCTTATGAAACGATATTTACAACTTTTAAAACATGAGCCTCTTTTACGTCGTCTTTCATCCATTCAATTAATTTCTTACTTCGGCGCTTGGTTTAGTAATGTTGCTATTTATACCTTGCTGATTAAGATGGAAGTTGGTGCTGAAATTGTGTCGTTTGTGGCAATGCTTCACTTTTTAGCAGGTGTTGTTCAAGCACCTTTTTCAGGTGCACTTATAGATAAGCTGCAACCAAAAAAATTGATGTTAACATTAATTGTTGCAGAAATTATAGCGACTGCATGTTTGGTGTTTATTTCAACACATGATGATCTTTTATATTTATATCTATTAATATTTGTGAAAATGGCATCGGCATCATTTTACTTTACAACAGAGATGTCTTTACTGCCAAAAATTTTAGATCCAAAAGTATTACAAAAGGCAAACGAACTCCATTCAATCATTTGGTCATTTTCCTATACACTTGGAATGGCAGTAAGTGGTTATGTCGTATATATTTTTGGTATAAAAATAGCATTTTTACTTGATGCAGGACTATTCATTATCGCATTTTTTCTACTTTATACACTTAAACTAGATGTAGCTCCTATAGTAACTCAGGAAAAGCTTTTGGAGATGATGCAAGATACTTTCAGGTATATTAAAAAAACACCAAAAGCACTTCATTTGATGATAGTTCATGCTTTTGTGGGACTTACTGCTTTTGATGCACTTGTAGCATTAATGGTGGATAAATACTATGCTGGCATAATTGCGACTTCACTTGCTCTTGGACTGTTACATTCTGCCCGTGCAGTAGGCTTGGTTATAGGACCGGTGTTTTTAGGCAAGCTTTTAAATAATAAACGGCTTGTTTATATATTTTTTGCTCAGGCACTAGGTGTATTTTTATGGGCATATGTTATGCAGAATTTTTATTTGAGTTTGGCGGCAAGTGTTGTTGTCGGCTTTTTCACGACGACGCTCTGGTCTTATAGCTATACATTATTGCAGAAAAATATTGAAGAGAAATACTATGGTAGAATAGTGGCATATAACGATATGTTGTTTTTAAGTTCTGCTGCATTTACCTCTTATATGATTGGGTATTTAGCTGTTGCAGATTTTTCACTTGAAAAGATAACTACTATTATGGGAATAGGTTTTCTGATAGGCGGAGTGTATTATATGTTTGTTTTACGGACACAAAAAATTAAAGAGATTTCGCAATGAGTTTTGCAGTCCTTGGAGGAATTTTTCTCAACATCGGAGCATTCCTGACATTTCAAGGCAAAATTTTTCAAGCAGTTATAGTGTATCTATTTGCTGATCTTTGCTGGGTAATTATGGCTTATGAAAGAGATGATTTTTGGGGAATTGTCTCTATTACGATCGGAGTTGTTTTTGGACTTTTAGCATTTTACAAAATGAAAATAGGCGTACTCAAAAAAACATTAAAGAAGGAAGACAATTGATATACAAATCAAAAGAGGGTGATATAGATTTAACCAACTTGGTAAGACTTTATCCTGCAGTTGTTGTAGATATGCAAGGTGAAGTTGCCGAGATGAGTTTGGAATGGATAGAACTCTATAGTGACAAAGTCAAAATCGTACACTATGTACTTGTATTTGATTCAACTCAAAGAGGTGATGAAGAAAAAACAAGAGTAGTTTTGACATATGAAACAAAAGAAGAATTGATGCAAGAGATGCAAGAGGTAGCAAAATTATTCAATTAATTTCACAAGATACAAGAAAAGTTTTCGCTCTTGCTATCCCTGCAGCACTCAAACATCTTGTAGATATATTACAAATTCTCATTGATATGCTTATGGTGGGTGTACTAAGTACTGCAGCACTTGCAGCTGTTGGTATCAGTTTTCAGTTTATGATGATCATCAACGTATTGATGACTTTGTATGTTGTCGGCGGTAATGCTCTTATTTCCCGTTTTATTGGAAGCGGGAGAAAAAACAGGGCATCGTCACTGCTGTATTCTTTAGTGATTTTAGCAATCATTTTTGGCATATTTATCACTATTGTAGGTTATGCAGGTAGTGAATGGTTTTATGCTTTAATGGGAGCAACGCCTGATGTTGTAAGTGAAGGTGGAGCATATTTTCGCATAATATCTCTAGGAATTATTCTTATATTTTTGGATAATCTTCTTTACAATGCACTCTCAGCTGCAGGTGATACGAAAAGTTCTTTGTACATAAAACTCTTCTCAGCAGCACTCAATGCATTCT is a window from the Sulfurimonas sp. C5 genome containing:
- the era gene encoding GTPase Era, giving the protein MTKAGFVSLIGRPNAGKSTLMNSLLGEKIAMVSQKANATRKRSNAIVMHGDTQIIFIDTPGLHEKEKMLNQYMLDEALKAMGDCDLIVYLAPVTDSLEHYEKFLTLNKKNIKHIVALSKIDQVSQEKLFKKIAQYNQYADKFEALIPVAIPRKVGHEDLLNTISKHLPESPYLFDPEDLTSELVRDIYAGFIREAIFENISDEVPYESDVIIDKIYENEGIDKIYATIILEKESQKGIIIGKGGTAIKRIGKAAREKIEKLSGQQVYLNLQVVVKKGWSKNKNFLKEIGYDDEK
- the hslU gene encoding HslU--HslV peptidase ATPase subunit, with amino-acid sequence MDMTPKQIVEYLDKYVIGQKNAKKTIALALRTRYRRMQLDDVMRQEIKPKNILMIGSTGVGKTEISRRLAKMMKVPFIKVEASKYTEVGFVGRDVESMIRDLVVNSISIVKEELETENREKIDNYVINRIVEKLLPPLPKDASESKKDDYQRLLEAMEKRVDSGEMDEKTIEIELDTASLQVEFADTNLPPEMIKAQESITKLFTSINKEENKKELKVKDAKVLLRQEASAKLLDMNAVNAEALRRAENGGIIFLDEIDKIALNEKSQGRNDPSKEGVQRDLLPIVEGSSVSTKHGTIQTDHILFIAAGAFHVSKPSDLIPELQGRFPLRVELESLDEETLYQILTQTENSLLKQYQALLGVEEMELIFEDDAIRAIAQLSHRANETAEDIGARRLHTVLERILEDISFEADEYKGKEFRITSELVHEKLDIVVEDDDLSRYIL
- the hslV gene encoding ATP-dependent protease subunit HslV codes for the protein MFDATTILAYKGKNKAVIGGDGQVTFGDSVLKGNATKIRTLHHGKILAGFAGSTADAFNLFDMFEEFLENKKGDILKSVIEFSKAWRKDKVLRRLEAMMIVLNNEHIFILTGNGDVVEPEDGEIASIGSGGNYAISAARALKKHADLDEETLVKESLSIAADLCIYTNHNIKTLILEDNK
- the rplI gene encoding 50S ribosomal protein L9, which produces MKVLLIKDVKSLGKAGEIKEVKDGYGKNFLIGKGFAKPATPEVLAEHDAEQKRLAAEEAAEIATLKEMAAKLDKAEIVITKKIGENGHLFGSVTKDEIAQALSEQHSVEIDKKHITDKTAIKTIGEHSLDLKLGHGIHATLHVDVQGE
- a CDS encoding ferredoxin-thioredoxin reductase catalytic domain-containing protein codes for the protein MIKIDMNSPEFIAEMEKTVKFTDKVNAQFGWVYNPQEEVNEGVQMGLARNKMMYGKRFCPCFMVEEVDGKARSVDDRICPCKPAIEHEIPDEGKCHCGIFCTPEFAAQQRIEMGMEEAAHTHSRGLTQEECEALVNKSELDGDELVALLEARSLGMVDFTIVDVREHMEWQMGHIKGADKLVPTSSFFQTLDQAGLAKDENILVYCHVGSRSAHVARILADMGYTKISNLTHGIVSYPGEIER
- a CDS encoding argininosuccinate synthase → MKKSVNKVVLAYSGGLDTSIILKWLQDEYNAEVITFTADLGQGEEVEPAREKALKMGIKPENIFILDIKEEFVKDFVFPMFRANTIYEGEYLLGTSIARPLIAKKQIEIAEKMGADAVSHGATGKGNDQVRFELGYLGLNPDITVIAPWREWDLNSREKLLAYAKEHGIEISQKHVDENGNPKISPYSMDANLLHISYEGLHLEDPNAEPEDSMWLWTTDPVNAPDEPEYITIGYKNGDPISVNGEEMSPATLLKKLNDYGNKHGIGRIDIVENRYVGMKARGCYETPGGTIMLKAHRAIESITVDREAAHLKDEIMPKYAKLIYNGMWFSPEREALQALIDNTQQHVEGTVRLKLYKGNVMVVGRTSPKTLFSEAHSTFEADNVYNQKDAEGFIRLNALRFMIAGKAR
- a CDS encoding flagellar protein FlaG — translated: MDGIANVAKQQQSHVGDFQGRSVEQSQHTQLQQTAAQTSQAQAVKRITSKEDMQELVQELNKAMGPISTNIKFGVDSQDIFYVSVIESETNKMIRRFPADKAQQLLPKMQEVSGVLFDSKG
- a CDS encoding MFS transporter, with amino-acid sequence MKRYLQLLKHEPLLRRLSSIQLISYFGAWFSNVAIYTLLIKMEVGAEIVSFVAMLHFLAGVVQAPFSGALIDKLQPKKLMLTLIVAEIIATACLVFISTHDDLLYLYLLIFVKMASASFYFTTEMSLLPKILDPKVLQKANELHSIIWSFSYTLGMAVSGYVVYIFGIKIAFLLDAGLFIIAFFLLYTLKLDVAPIVTQEKLLEMMQDTFRYIKKTPKALHLMIVHAFVGLTAFDALVALMVDKYYAGIIATSLALGLLHSARAVGLVIGPVFLGKLLNNKRLVYIFFAQALGVFLWAYVMQNFYLSLAASVVVGFFTTTLWSYSYTLLQKNIEEKYYGRIVAYNDMLFLSSAAFTSYMIGYLAVADFSLEKITTIMGIGFLIGGVYYMFVLRTQKIKEISQ